From Verrucomicrobiota bacterium:
TGCTCTTACACGCCCTCAAAGGCATCAGCGTATTTGCCCATCGAGCAGCACTGGCCGGGAAACGTTCTCCCGCCCTCGAGCAATTTGCTCTCGACGCCCTTTTTACGACGGTGACAAATGTGAATTTTGATCCGGTACGTTTGCAATCGATGCTGAACCGTGCGGGAGATTATTTAGATGAATCCAAGAAACTTTATGAATCCGCCCGCAAGGCGACTGACCCGGCCGTGACGTCCTTTAACGGGGCGACTTGTTTTAAACCCGCGCCGGATATTGACGATCTCATCAGGCAAGGAGAGGAGATCGGGGTGGAGTCGCGTTTAGAAAAGATCGGTCCGGACATACTCGGGCTCCAGGAGCTCCTGACTTATGGACTCAAAGGAATGGCGGCTTATGCCTGGCATGCGGTGGATGCGGGTGAGCCTATCGGGCAGACGGCCCTTTTCATTTTTGAGGCGTTGGCGGCGATTGCCCTGGGACAAACCACGACCATTGACCAGCTCTTGGGCCTGTGCCTGAGTTGTGGGGAAGAGAATTTCAGCGTGCTTGAATCCCTTGATCACGCGCACACCCGCCGTTTCGGCCATCCCGTGCCGACACAAGTGCTTTTGGATCCCGTGCCCGGAGCTTGTATCCTCGTCTCCGGCCATAACCTCGAAGACCTCGAGGCTTTACTCGAGCAGACCCTCGACAAAGGAATCAATATTTATACACACGGGGAAATGTTACCCGCCCACGGTTATCCCGCTCTGAAAAAATATTCCCACCTAGCCGGTCATTACGGGGGAGCATGGCAAGACCAAGCGCGGGACTTCGACCGTTTCCCCGGGTCCATCCTGATGACGACAAATTGTATCCAGCTCCCGAAACAAAGTTATTTCCAGAGACTCTTCACCTGTGGGCTCGTCGCGTGGCCCGGGGTCAGACATATCGAAGGCCGTGATTTCTCCGCTGTCATTAAAGCGGCTTTGCGTTGCCCGGGATTCACGTCCACGGGCGAGGGCAAAACACTCACGCTGGGATTTGGCCACAATGCCGTGCTCGGTGTCGCCGACAAAGTCATTGATGCGGTCAAAGCCGGTGCGATCAAACATTTCTTCCTCGTCGGTGGATGTGACGGGGCGAAAACCGGCAGGAATTATTATACCGATTTCACCGAAAAAATCCCGGATGACTGCGTGATCCTCACGCTCGGTTGCGGTAAATTCCGTTTCAACCGTAATGATTTCGGAACGATCGGGGGCATCCCTCGCCTGCTGGATTGTGGCCAGTGTAATGATGCGTATTCAGCCATTAAAATCGCTTCGGCCCTCGCCCAAGCTTTTGATTGTGGGATCAATGACCTGCCGCTTTCCATGAATATCTCTTGGTATGAACAAAAGGCTGTCGCCGTCCTCCTGACCTTGCTCCACCTCGGGGTGCGCAATATCCGGCTCGGACCGACACTCCCAGCATTTGCGACCCCTGCGATTGTCGCGGTGCTCCAGGAGAAATTTAACCTCATGGCGATTACCAATGCCGAGGATGATCTCGCTGCTTGCCTCGCAAAGTAGGAATGCAGGACGGGGCGAGATGAATCACGGCAAGTCGGCATTAGCTTGCCGTGGACACTCTGGGGGGGGCGGAGAAAAAATCCCTTTGGTGGTGCTTGATTTTTCCAGCATGCCGGACATGATGCATTTTAAAACCTTATGCTTGCTTATGGAAAAGGGACAGCCACAGCCGTCAGCGCACTCAGTGCGCTGGCCGAACTCTATTCTGACCCCGCCGCCCGGGCGAGTGCGCCGCAAATTGCGCAAAAACGCAAGCTCTCGCGCCCGCTTGTGGCGAAAATCCTGACGATCGTGTCGCGGGCCGGTTTTGTCGAAGGTACTCCCGGCCCCGGGGGTGGTTACCGCCTCTCGCATGATCCGGCCTCCATCAGCCTTTATGAAATCGCCAAGCTTTTTGAACAGGTCGAGGGCGAGATCCAGTGCCCCTACGGTCCCGGCTGGTGTGGTAATCATGAACCCTGTCCGCTGCACGATACTCTCTTGGAAATCCATGACCAGATGATGGAACGCCTCAAAGGCACGACCCTCGCCGGTTTCTGTAAGACAAAGCCCGGGAAGTAGAAAATAACGGGGGACTCGTGACAAAAAAAAGAGGTGAAGGGCGTGGCCTTCACCTCTGGGTGTTACAAGAAAAAGCGTGTGTCGGGAAATCCTTACTTTCCTGCGAGGACAGCGCGGAACCATTCTAAGCTTTTCAGGGTATTTTTTTCACCCTTGGCTTCGAGGCTCATGACACCACTCCAGTTATTTTTTTGGAGGAGGTCGACGATCTTGCGGATGTTATCGGCATTGATCCCCTGACCGACGTAGACTTCACTAGCGGCGATACCGGTATCTTTCCCGATGCTGGCTTTGAGTTCAGGGGCGACATCCTTGACGTGGAAATGGCGGATCCAGGGCAGGAGTGCCTCGGTCATGGCGACGGGGTCATTTCCAGCGATAAATGTATTAGCCGTATCGAAATTAATCCCGAGGAATGGATCATTAAAATGTTTCATGAGCCGGATCATGAGTTCGAGGTTATTAGTTAATGGTCCGTGTGGCTCGACATTAATGCTGATCTTATGAGTGCGGGCGAAAGGAAGGGCTTCACCGATATGGTAGACGGCGCGTTCATAGACTTGTTCGAGGGTCATTCCTTTGGGGACTTCAGCGCCGTCGGTGGTGGCGATTGCGGGGCAACCAAGGTCGCGGGCCATCTTGATGCCGTTAATCATATAAGGAATAGATTGCCAGCGGTGGATACCGTAATGGCAGTCGATCTGGCTGATTTTCAGGCCATAACTTGCGGCTTCTTCCGCGATAGCGATGCCGTCAAAATTCAGCGAGATCGACGGGGAGAATCCTAGTCCCTCGAAGAAGTCCTCACCATTGACGGTGTTGATCTCGACGGTGTCAGCACCGTTTTGTTTGCACCAGTTAAAGACATAGGCCAGTGAACGGTCGTCATGGCGGAAGTTATCGCTTGCGATTCCGATTGTGATCATAGTTTTCTTCTTTTTTTTATTGTTGGGGGTTTAAAAAATTTGTCCAGTCATAGATATTGAGCAGTTGCCCGCCCTTTTGATTCAGGAGATTCTGGTAAACTTCCTGGCAATCCTTCGGCTCAACAAGGCTGTAGAGCCCGTCGACTTTGATGGAACCGTCTGCGAGCCATTCGAGCCCGGTTTCAAAATTTCCCATGATACTGTTTTGACCACTTTCAGCCGGATGCATGGGCATGGCCCATTCCCACCCACCCCGGACACTGACGTAGTTGAAAAGAATCCATTGGAGAAGTTCCTGCGCGTAAATATCCGTTTTGCGGCTCCAAGCCAGTCCGATCAAAAAGACTTCCCCGTGTTTACGGACGACACGAACTGCGTCCAGAGCGGCTTTTTCATGGCCGGAACACTCGAAAACCGCAGCGATTTGCTGGGCGAACTCAGGCTGGTCAAAAGGGATTTTTTCGATCACCCGGGAGATCCCACATTTTTGGGCGGCCTCGCGGCGGGCTGCGACGGGATCACACCCGTACACTTGGTAGCCGCACCGTTTGAGGAGTTGGGCGGCCATGAGGCCGACAGGGCCGAGTCCGGTCACGATCACTTTCGCAGGGGGCCGTGCCGTAGTGGAATAAACGGAGGTCCAGGAGATGCTCATGATCCGGGCAAAAAGGGCTTTATCCGCCGCGAGTCCAGACGGGACGATGACGAAATCGGATTCCTGTCCGCGTACGCTGGACATGTGGAATTTTGTGGAAAAAACAATATCCCCCTTTTTGAACTTTGTGACTTCGGCACCTGTCTCCACGACCTCATGGACGGTGGCGTATCCCGGGGGGAAGGGATAAAAAGCTTTTGCCCCGTAGATCCAGTGGCCTTGGTAAACGGCGAGTTCCGTACCCGGACTGATGAGGGAATAAAGTGTCTTGGCAAAAATCTCTTTGGCTCCGAGCGGGGTAGCGTCATGTTCCTTCTCGACGAGGTTTGCCTGACCTTCGCATGGGAATTCAACAATATGGTATTTTGTATTCATGGTATTTTTGGTGAGTGATCAGTGGTGGGGGTTATATTTTTGAAATGCCCAGCCGGGTGGCTGTGGAGCGGATATGAGCGGCGGCGGCATCGTATTGTTCCGGTTTTTCTAAGTGCTCGAGCATGAGGGGCATGTCTGGGGAGAGTTTGTCGACACAGGTGAGGAAGGTTTCATAATCCAGCACCCCCAGTCCGGGGCCGACCTCGCGCATTTCCACCGCGAAGGAGTTCTCATTGATCGTGATGTCTTTGGCGTGGCAGCTCTTGATCTTGTGGCCGAGACGATCGACAAAGTCGCGGATGACGGCACCGTTTTTGTAGAGTTTCTCGGGGGAGTTTAAGATATTGACCGGATCGAAATGCACACCGAAGGCCGGGCGGTCGATAGCCTTCATCAAGTCGAGGTAACTCTCGGCACTGTCCGGATAAGCCCAAGGCATCATCTCAAGAGTGTAAAATGTGCGGGTGGGCTTGACCGCGTCGATGATCTGGCGCGTGCTCTCGACGATCTGGTCGAAGGTCTCCTGAGTGTAATTCCGCGCATCAGGACCGCACCAGACCTTGCCTTTTGAACCGGCGATATTTACACAGCAAGTAATCCCGGCTTCTTCGCACAAGGCGAGGCCAGCGATACAACCATTGATCGCATTTTGGGCGTCTTGCGCGTCGTCAGATAGCGGATTTGACCATGTACCGAGTTCCGAGATGATAATGTCTGCGGCTTTGGCGGCTTCGACATAAGCTTTTTTCTCTTCAGCCGTGCTGCCAGGATGAATCGGTGAATAAGCCGCGCGGTAACCGAGTTGTTTGATTTTATGGGTCCAACCTTCCGGGGTGGGAGCGTGTTCAAAGAGTTGTCCGCCGAGTCTCATAGTGTGTTTGATCCTAGTTGATATGATTTTCTAAAAGGGTAGCGTCCGCCTGTTTTTATAAAAGATATTTTTTTAAGTCAGCTATGGTGAAGTCCCTATCGGCTGGCAGGGGCAGGTCCACACGGCGTTTTTCCACGGCGCTGATCCAGCTGGCGATGGCGACTTCAAAACCGTGCATGGCTTTTTCCCCGCCGCAACGAGGATTCATGCTATCGTCATTGAGCCAGTGGGCGAGCTCCGCCAGATAAGGTACGGTGGACTCAGCCTGGTTGAATCCCAGGGATGGATCAGACTGGAGCCCAGGCTGATCCTTTGTCACTGCGCGCCAACCGGCCCCGGTGATGGCGTGGGCAAACCCTTCGTCCCCGTAAGCGCAGACACCCATGTCCGCCCAGATCCAGAGGTTCCCCGGGGGTTGCATCGGGGCATCACTACCGCATTCGACATTACCAAAGACCCCGTTCTCAAAACGCAACCGCGCCGAGGTGTGTTCAGGGCTGGGGTGGAAAGGGTCGTCGAGCAATTTGCTCCCGTGTACATGGGCCCAGACGGATTGCACTTTCGAGTCTGCCAGCCAGATCATGGCATCGATGACATGAGTCCCGTAGACCATGAGCCAGCCGACACTGGCCCCTTCGAGGCGTTCGAGTTTGCCGATGGCCCCGCTGGAAACGAGAGCTTTGACTTTCTGCCACTGTTCCCCGTAGGGATGGATGTGGGCGATAAAGATTTTCACCTTGGCCTGAGCACATTTATCGATGATCGTGCGGGCTTCTTTGAGGGACAATGCGATGGGTTTTTCGAAAGCGATGGCTTTTACACAAGGGAATTTTAATCCCAGCTCCACAAGAGATAGCCGGATATTTGGGTGCGTGCAGAAACAGAATATATCGGGCTGCACCTCGGCGAGCATTTTTTCAGCGTCGGCATAAAGCTGCGGCTCCAGGCCGTGTTTTTCTTTGAGGCTGATCGCGAGGGTATTGAGCCGCTCGGGATCCGTGTCGCAAATTGCGGCGAGTTCGTAGAGCTCGGGAAGGACTGCCGCAGCATGGGCGTGTTCGCTCCCGCGCTGGCCGGCCCCGACAATGACAAGACGTTGTTTTTCCATGGTTGCGATAAGCAATATCATCGGACGGGGGATGTCTTTTCGAAAGTCGAATTAATTGCTATTTGACTAGCACTATTTTGCTCTTTATACTGATGCCATGGTTCGGGTAAAACCCATTCAAAAAAAAATCTCTCCCACGGCGGGAAAGTGGATCCACTCGCAAATCACCCTTTTCTGGGAGGGAATCAACCGCTTTCCTTGGCGTGAACCCCGTCGCAGGCTCTATGATAACCAGCTTGTGTATTGTTCGGAAGGTGATCATCTCCTGCGTTATGATGACCGTGAATACAAGATGACGGCGGGCACGATCGGCCTGATTCCACCGGCCACTTGGCATGAGAGTGTGCTAGGGAAATCCGACAGGACCCACCGTCACTGTATCCTTTTTAACTGGTTCCCGCGCACGGTGAATGATGCGATCCCCATCCAGGTGTTTGAAGGGGAGGATTTTGATGTGCGGCATGAGGAGCCGCTGCCCGTCCCCTTTGAGGGGAAACTGCCCTTTTACAAGAGACTCGACACGGAGGAGCTCCGGCTCGTGGAGATGCTTTTTAGTGCCTTGCGTAAAAGGCAAGGTGTGGGCCTGGGCCTACTTGATGCGTTATTAAACCATTGGCTGGCCGAAAAAGCTCCGGACAATTTGCGCGTGCTCCACCGGGAAAAGGATGCCTCCCTGGCCCTGAAAAATTATTTGGAGAGCTCCTACGCAGACACCGGGGGATACCGCGACTTTTGTGCGATTGCCGGGCTGAGTCCGAGTCACCTGTGCCGTTCCTTTAAAAAAGCCTATCGGATGACCCCGACCCAATACCTGATCCAGCTCAGGCTCACCCATGCCCGCAGCCTCATCAGCAGTGGTCGCCCGATTGCCGAGGCCGCCCTCGCCGTCGGCATCCGAGACGCAAATTATTTTGCCCGTCTCTTCAGGAAAAACCACGGCCTTTCCCCCACGCAAATTGCGTAAGGGTCTCCGGTTGCCTAGGGGAGAGAGTCGGGCCGGGGATGGTTGATGACGCGAAAAGTGAGATTTTATCCTGTTCGAGTGTGGATGAATGGATTAAGTTCAGCCTTCTTATATGAGCCGTTCGAAGCAACAACTTGTCCAAAAGCTCCTCGAAAGTTACCAGACAATCGGGGCCATTAACCATATAGACGGGGTTAATCTCCCATCAAAGGAAGCCATCAGCCGGATTACCCAAGAGCTGCTCCATCTCGTTTTCCCCGGGTTTTATAACCCCCAAGAGTTCCATTCCACCGAATGTGACAAATACATTTTATTAGCCTTGGAGCGTGTCTCCTCCTTTTTGGAGACCGAGACGCGCAAAAGCCTCGAGTACAGTTACCAGCTCGAATCCAAAAAAGGGGATATCGCCGCCACGGCCACCGAGATGGTGGAGGAGTTCCTCGCGACACTGCCTGCGATTCGTTCGCTGCTGAAACACGATGTGGCAGCGGCATTTGATGGGGATCCAGCGGCAAAAAGTTATGAGGAAATCATCCTCGCTTATCCGTGCATCGAGGCGATAGCCGTCCAGCGTATGGCCCACGAGCTTTATGAGCGGGGGGTCCCGTTGATTCCGAGGATGATGACCGAGTGGGCGCATTCACGCACAGGGATCGATATCCATCCGGGCACGACGATCGGCACACATTTTTTTATCGATCATGGCACGGGTGTGGTGGTCGGCGAGACGGCGCTGATTGGTAATTATGTAAAGCTTTACCAAGGTGTGACCTTGGGGGCGAAGAGTTTTAAGCGCGATGACGAGGGCCGTATCGTTAAAGGCGGCAAAAGACATCCGACCATCGAGGATAATGTGACGATTTATGCGGGAGCCACGATCCTTGGCGGGGATACCGTGATCGGGGAAGGCTCTGTCATCGGGGGGAATGTCTGGTTACTCGAGTCGATCCCGGCCAAATCCATCGTGATCATGGAGGATATTAAACTCAGCATACGATCAAAAACAGATGCCGCCACTGTTGACTTTCAAATCTAAAAGGATAGAGTGATTAGACGGCCACCATTTGAAGCGTGGTGGATTCTTTATGCCGGTCAGACTACCGGTTAAAGCCGAATACAAGTGTGATTTTATATTTCCCTGTCTAAATACGGGGATTTTAAACCACGCGGGACAAAAAAATAGAAACTAAGAAAAGAGTATGGAAGAATACTTTCACAACCTTAACTCGGGAGACTCAGATATGAGCGATCTAACCAGCAAACAAAAATTAATCGATGACCTTAAAATAGTCATTTCAGATGCCGAAGTCGTCCTTAAAGAAACCGCCGGGCAACTCGGTGATAAAGCCTCTGCCGCCCGCCTTAAACTCGAAGAAGGCATTAAAGTCGCTAAAGTCCGCCTGAATGAAGCTGATAAAATCGTCCGCGAAAAAGCCCGTATCGCCACGGATGCCACGGATAAATATATCCATGATAATCCTTATAAAGCGATTGGTACCGGATTTGCTATCGGCCTCATTATCGGATTATTGATCCGTGGACGTGATTAATTTTTCGTCATTAGATCCTTTTGACCGAAAGAAGTCCCCATGAGTTTTGAAAAGCCTGATCTGAATAGCCCCCTCGAAAAAAATATTTTTCACCGCATCGGTGCCGGATTCCTTGATATATTAGGAACCCGCATCGAGCTGGTGCAGTTAGAGATCGAGGAGGAAAAACGCCGGTTGATGTTGGCGATCCTAGTCTCTGTCATCCTCGGGGCTTTTTTCATGGTCGGACTCTCGTTGGTGTCCATTTTTATCGTGATGAAACTCTACTGGGCATACGGCTTGAATAGCCTTATCCCTGTCGCCCTCTGCGCATTCATCATTGCCGGCTTGATTTTCCATTTTCTGCTCCGTCCCTTGGTGAGTTACGGGCAGACACTGAATGAAACGGTTTCCCAGCTTAAACGGGATGCACAGTGGATTAGTGAACAATTTTCCCCAAAGAAAACACCCACACAAAGTGGTCGCGGGGAGGGGGGTAAAAATGCTCAGTAACCGTGATTATCAGATCAAGAAAGCAGAGCTACGCCTGCGTATGGAGCTCCAACGCCAGGATATCACTGATGTCATCCGTGACGTCAAAGCTGCGGTAAATCCCTGGGCTAGAGCGACGAGTTCCCTCCGGTATGGCCTTAGCTTTTTGGGCCCCGCTGCCACGGCTGCCGGTTTTGCCATTCCTTTGATCTCCCGCTTTTTCATGAAGAAAAAGAAACCTGAGTTTATCGAGGCACCAGCCAAACCCTCTTCGTGGAAATCCTACATTATCCCCGCTTTCAGGGTTGGATTAAAATTCTTTTTGAAGTAGTCCCGAGCTGGCGTTAAACCCCCTGCGTCTTTGATGGAACCCGTTTATCTAGATTTTAATGCGACCACCCCGGTTAATCCAGAGGTGGTGGCGGCGATGCAGCCTTTCTTGGAAGGTTTTTTTGGGAATCCCTCCAGCATCCATTATTACGGGCGTGAATCGAGGAATGCCATTGATGAATCGCGTGATGATGTCGCACGGGTCCTGCGTGCGAAACCCGCAGAGATCATTTTTACCGGTGGGGGGACTGAATCCGATAATCTGGCTGTTATCGGATTGGCCCGTAGCCATAAAGCCGGGGGCACTCACCTCATCACCTCCCGGATCGAGCACCATGCTGTCCTCCATGCCTTCGAGTATCTCGAGAAAAACGAGGGATTCCGTGTCACGTATTTAAACCCCGGTGCGAGCGGGCAAATTGCACCGGAGGATTTTGAAAAAGCAATTTGCGCGGACACGATCCTCGCCTCGGTGATGAGTGCGAATAATGAAACGGGAGTGGTCCAGCCGGTGAAAGAACTCGCGCAAATTGCGCGGGCCCGGGGAGTACTTTTTCATACGGATGCCATCCAGAGTTTCGGCAAGGTGCCGGTTTTTCCTCATGAATGGGGTGTGGATGCCCTTTCCCTTTGTGCTCATAAATTCCACGGCCCTAAAGGGACGGGTGTCCTTTTCTTGAAACACGGATTAACGATTGAGCCCGTGGCCTACGGTGGATTCCACGAGGGTGACCGCCGACCCGGGACGGAAAATATTGCGGGGATCGTGGGGTTCGCTCACGCCGCAAAAATGGCTGCCGCCAGCGATTTTAATTCCGAGAATGTCCGGCTTAGGGAATTAACCGAAACACTTTGGCAGGGTTTGGGCGGTTTACCCGGTATCAGGCGTAATGGTCATCCGGAAATGAGATTAGGGAATACACTCAATGTTAGTTTCGATCGCATCGACGGGGAGGAGCTCCTCATGAATCTCGATTTGGAAGGGATCTGCATTTCCAGTGGCTCCGCCTGTATGGTGGGCAGTGTACAGGCCTCCCACGTCCTCCTCGCCATGGGTGTGCCCGAGCAAATGGCGCGAGCCACCGTGCGTTTTTCCCTGGGGAAGACCACGACACCCGCGCAAATCGCTCGCACGGTCGAGGCGACTTGCTCCGTGGTCAACCGTTTGCAGAAACTTAAAAAAACGTAATCTCTCCCGCGCGGCTTTCTAGCACCACCGTGAGAAATGTCGAAAGTAAAAAGGGGGGTAGAGGAGGCGGAGTTTTTTTCCGGATGGAGGGGCATGCTTCCGCATGTCCGAGACCACGGGTCGAAGCCAGTATTTGTCACGTGCGGGTAAATTCACGAAGGCATTGTGACTGCGGTTCGTCAGCTCGGTTAGCCCTTATCTCGCCTCTCAGCCCGCATGATATAAACGATATAAATGGCATCTTTCTCGTGTCGATAAAAGAATACAAAACGGTGGAATGACTAAATGACGATATTGAGTGCCCTTGAGTGCAGCTGGCACTGAGCCGCTCCGGGGATGTAGTGCAAGTTGCTCCACTCGTACAAATACGCGTTGAACGAGGTAGGCGTCTGGCTACATCCGGCTTATCCAGGGAAATATAATCAGCAATGGCATCAATATCCTGAAGGGCAGGTTCCGTCCAAATTATGCGAGCCACCGCGCCATCCTCTGTCTTGCTTGTTTGTGGGAAAGGATTCGGTTTTCCAGAATGGATTCCCCCCCCCCGTCGCGATTCCTTCAAGAAGGGATAACCGGCTTTTACATTCCTTCATACGTCTGCACATCGAGTAGATAGGCAGCGGGGAGGCCGTGTTGGGGTGATTAAAACAGGCTCATGGTCATGGGCGAGTTTCGAGATGACATCTATTGCCTTTCGTTTGAGGGTCGTGACGAGTTCTGTACGTATAGAGTGATACTAAAGTGTCACTTTTAGCTCTACAAATATTATTATAGTCAGCCCTTGCGGAAACAAATCCCCCTTTTGGCGGGGTTACGATAACTTACTGATGCGGTTGCTCAGTGGGGGGTGGGTGGAAAAGATTTTTTTACTGTCCCCCTGGGTGCTCTTGAGTTTCTCGAGGAAATCTTTGAGGCCGTTTTTGCTGTACCCGGTTTCATAGGCGAGTTTAGCGCCAAATTTATCCGCGTCGTATTCGTCATCCGGATCGAATCCGGTATCGAGGAGTTTATTAACGATTTTATCGGTGCCCGCGTCAAAGGCGGAAAAATCGCTACTGGAACCACTGGCGACATCGACGATGCCAGAGACGAGTTGTCCCCGGGAAATCGTCTGGAGTGCGTGGCGGCGTGTGATGTGACAGATTTCATGGGCGAGCACGCCGGCGAGCTGGTCATCATTACCCACGGCATCCAAGAGGCCTTTGGTGATAAAAACGTAACCTCCCGGGGAGGAGAATCCATTCACAATCGAGCTATTCAGGACACCAAAACGAAAATTCAAACCGGGACGGTAGGAATATTTCGCGAGGGATTTGCCGATATAAATGATTTTTTGGGCGGGTCCAGAAGCGCGTGCGAGTCCGCCATTTTTCCCGATGATGCCGATGGCCACAGCCTCGCCGATGGCGGCTTCTTCTTTAGCTCCGATGCCCGTCGCGCCTTTGGCGATTTTTTGTGAACCTTCCGCGACCTTATCGACATTGACTCCGCCGGTGATTTCCGTCGGGAGAGGGACGGGGACATTGACTCCCCCGATATTAAAGGCATTCAAAGATGAGGTGGCGGCGGTGGCTCCGGTCGTCAGCCCGATGAGTCTAAGGAAATTGCGGCGGTTCATGATGCGTACTCCCCGAGTTTATGTTCTTTCATAAAAGTTTTGACATCAGCAGATGAGACGGAGGCATTTTCCTTATCGAGCCAGGCCAGATCCGAAGCGGCATTTACGTAACCGCGACTTTCGGCGTATTGCTGGGCAGCCTCACTGAGTCCGCGGCCGGCGGCTGCGGTGTCCACTCCGCTGGAGGGGGCGAGGAGATCGGCTTTATTTTCTTCCGGGGGTCTGCGGTCACCGACATTACCGGAGTACACCCAGCCGGTTTGTCCTGAAGAGGTTTTGATATTCACCCAGCGGTTCTGGTCCGAGACGACCTTGGCTTTTTCGGCGAATTTGAGTTTGGCCACGACGGATGCCGACGGGTTAGGCTCGGCGTAAACCGGCAAGTCTTGTTTTTTAGAGTAAACGTCAGCCATAACTTTGATGGTCCTTTGAACGGTTTATTTTGTGGTCATCGTGTAAACCCCGTCCCAGTCAGGGGCGGGTGGTTGGTCGATGTAACACAGGGTTCGTTGCCTATATAATGAGTAAAGATTATCCCCGTTTTTTTCTTCGATGGCGAGCTTAAAATCTCCCAGTGCGGCTGCAAATCGCCTAGAACGGTATTGGTCGTAACCGCGCAGGAAATGCTCCAGTGCGGTTTTGTCTTTCCCGGTGACGTCACCGGAGAATCCGAGGAGTTCGAATACGGCGATGGGTTCTTGTTTACCTTTGACCCGGAGGAGATCCACGGGCCGCCAGGCGAAGGTGTCCCCGGTGAGTTCTTTCGTGGCTTGGGTGATCAGGAAAGTCGTGCCATAGTTTTTATTTGCGCCCTCGAGGCGGCTGGAGAGATTTACCGTGTCGCCGAGCACGGTATAATCAAGGCGGATGGAGGAACCGATCGGGCCGACGACGACCGGACCGGTGTGCAGGCCAAAGCGGGTGAAAAGCTCGACGTCATATTTTTCCCGGAAACGCACGGCCATTTCCCGTGTGGCCCGCTCGCATCGCAGGGCTGTCGAGCAAGCACGTACGGCATGGTCGGCCTGGGGCATGGGGGCATTCCAGAAAGCCATCACGGCATCCCCGATATATTTATCGATCGTGCCACCATGGTCGAGGACAGTGCGACTCATTACTTCTAGGTATTCATTAATGAGCTCGACCAAGACCGGCGGGGAAAGTTTCTCAGAAATCGTCGTGAATCCGGCGAGGTCTGAGAAAAAAACGGTGCAAATCTCCTCACGCCCGCCCGGGCTCGCGAGCTCCGGATGATCGATTAATGTCTGGACCACGGTCGGGGAAACGAAACGCCCGAAAAGGCCGGTGATTTCTTTTTTCCGGAGGGTTTCCGTCCGGTAATTAAGTACAATCCCCCCGAAGGCACTCAAGAGTATGGCACTCATCGGTACCACGGGAGGTAACCAGTAACCCCCGGCCAATAATCGACCTGACAAAAAGTAAATGAGAGGCAGGGCGGCAAGGGTGATCGCTGTTAATAGGGAAACGCGTGGAGTCGTCCAGGCGTATGCCGCCATGAGCAGGGATCCCGCGAAGGACAAGAGCAGGACCCATTGGTCGGGGAGCTCCGAGACCCCAGTGGATTCGAGCAAATTGCGC
This genomic window contains:
- a CDS encoding AraC family transcriptional regulator, with translation MVRVKPIQKKISPTAGKWIHSQITLFWEGINRFPWREPRRRLYDNQLVYCSEGDHLLRYDDREYKMTAGTIGLIPPATWHESVLGKSDRTHRHCILFNWFPRTVNDAIPIQVFEGEDFDVRHEEPLPVPFEGKLPFYKRLDTEELRLVEMLFSALRKRQGVGLGLLDALLNHWLAEKAPDNLRVLHREKDASLALKNYLESSYADTGGYRDFCAIAGLSPSHLCRSFKKAYRMTPTQYLIQLRLTHARSLISSGRPIAEAALAVGIRDANYFARLFRKNHGLSPTQIA
- the epsC gene encoding serine O-acetyltransferase EpsC, which codes for MSRSKQQLVQKLLESYQTIGAINHIDGVNLPSKEAISRITQELLHLVFPGFYNPQEFHSTECDKYILLALERVSSFLETETRKSLEYSYQLESKKGDIAATATEMVEEFLATLPAIRSLLKHDVAAAFDGDPAAKSYEEIILAYPCIEAIAVQRMAHELYERGVPLIPRMMTEWAHSRTGIDIHPGTTIGTHFFIDHGTGVVVGETALIGNYVKLYQGVTLGAKSFKRDDEGRIVKGGKRHPTIEDNVTIYAGATILGGDTVIGEGSVIGGNVWLLESIPAKSIVIMEDIKLSIRSKTDAATVDFQI
- a CDS encoding DUF883 family protein; the encoded protein is MSDLTSKQKLIDDLKIVISDAEVVLKETAGQLGDKASAARLKLEEGIKVAKVRLNEADKIVREKARIATDATDKYIHDNPYKAIGTGFAIGLIIGLLIRGRD
- a CDS encoding phage holin family protein, producing MSFEKPDLNSPLEKNIFHRIGAGFLDILGTRIELVQLEIEEEKRRLMLAILVSVILGAFFMVGLSLVSIFIVMKLYWAYGLNSLIPVALCAFIIAGLIFHFLLRPLVSYGQTLNETVSQLKRDAQWISEQFSPKKTPTQSGRGEGGKNAQ
- a CDS encoding cysteine desulfurase family protein, coding for MEPVYLDFNATTPVNPEVVAAMQPFLEGFFGNPSSIHYYGRESRNAIDESRDDVARVLRAKPAEIIFTGGGTESDNLAVIGLARSHKAGGTHLITSRIEHHAVLHAFEYLEKNEGFRVTYLNPGASGQIAPEDFEKAICADTILASVMSANNETGVVQPVKELAQIARARGVLFHTDAIQSFGKVPVFPHEWGVDALSLCAHKFHGPKGTGVLFLKHGLTIEPVAYGGFHEGDRRPGTENIAGIVGFAHAAKMAAASDFNSENVRLRELTETLWQGLGGLPGIRRNGHPEMRLGNTLNVSFDRIDGEELLMNLDLEGICISSGSACMVGSVQASHVLLAMGVPEQMARATVRFSLGKTTTPAQIARTVEATCSVVNRLQKLKKT
- a CDS encoding M48 family metallopeptidase, producing the protein MNRRNFLRLIGLTTGATAATSSLNAFNIGGVNVPVPLPTEITGGVNVDKVAEGSQKIAKGATGIGAKEEAAIGEAVAIGIIGKNGGLARASGPAQKIIYIGKSLAKYSYRPGLNFRFGVLNSSIVNGFSSPGGYVFITKGLLDAVGNDDQLAGVLAHEICHITRRHALQTISRGQLVSGIVDVASGSSSDFSAFDAGTDKIVNKLLDTGFDPDDEYDADKFGAKLAYETGYSKNGLKDFLEKLKSTQGDSKKIFSTHPPLSNRISKLS
- a CDS encoding SH3 domain-containing protein; translated protein: MADVYSKKQDLPVYAEPNPSASVVAKLKFAEKAKVVSDQNRWVNIKTSSGQTGWVYSGNVGDRRPPEENKADLLAPSSGVDTAAAGRGLSEAAQQYAESRGYVNAASDLAWLDKENASVSSADVKTFMKEHKLGEYAS